From a single Nostoc edaphicum CCNP1411 genomic region:
- a CDS encoding ABC transporter permease, with protein sequence MTNNRIFVLAKNVFQEVVRDRILYIIGFYALILATAFRVLPEFAATTEDKMFLDFGMAAMNAIGLIITIFIGTGLVNKEIEKRTILVLIAKPVSRSEIIVGKYLGLSAVLAVLVAMMTAIYLVFLQFGNIPHPTASILIAAIFLFLQLSLITAVAITFGVFTASLLATVLTFAVYLIGNITQDLVQLGRLSRNPGMERLTQGLFLILPDLSRLDLKNDAVYGLQALPDTTALITNAGYGLLYSAMLLAIAIFIFSQREF encoded by the coding sequence ATGACAAACAACAGAATTTTTGTATTGGCAAAGAATGTATTTCAGGAAGTGGTACGCGATCGCATCCTATATATTATTGGTTTTTATGCGCTAATACTCGCCACTGCCTTCCGCGTCCTTCCTGAATTTGCAGCTACGACTGAAGACAAAATGTTTTTAGACTTTGGGATGGCGGCGATGAATGCCATCGGGTTAATTATCACGATATTTATTGGTACAGGACTAGTTAATAAAGAAATTGAAAAACGCACTATCTTGGTGTTAATTGCTAAACCTGTTAGTCGCAGCGAAATTATTGTCGGCAAATACTTGGGTTTATCCGCAGTCCTAGCTGTACTTGTCGCCATGATGACAGCAATTTATCTAGTATTTCTGCAATTTGGTAATATTCCTCATCCAACGGCGAGTATTCTAATTGCAGCAATTTTCTTATTTTTGCAGTTGTCATTAATCACCGCTGTGGCGATTACCTTCGGTGTTTTTACTGCTTCTCTGCTAGCGACTGTTTTAACCTTTGCGGTATATCTAATCGGAAATATTACTCAAGATTTAGTACAACTTGGTCGTCTTAGCCGTAACCCTGGTATGGAACGTCTAACTCAAGGTTTGTTTCTCATCTTGCCAGATTTATCTCGGTTAGATTTGAAAAATGATGCCGTTTATGGTTTGCAAGCACTACCTGACACAACTGCACTCATTACAAATGCTGGCTATGGCTTACTTTATAGTGCCATGTTATTAGCGATCGCTATTTTTATCTTTTCACAACGAGAATTTTAG
- a CDS encoding pentapeptide repeat-containing protein — translation MKNYAQQQEFILSQITNKYFQRRDFSRCDLSGIDLKGIDLSGINFIGADLRGANLSGCVLTRANLSGANLMQASLREANLYEASLCEANLINADLTQANLCGTFLWRVKFTGSNLWGASLCDVDLREADLSEATLIEASLIEANLSFANLTGAKLCGAKLLETNLTEANLTGADLTWANLTNANLSKANLWKANLTYAKLRDTIMPDGTIEQPQIVIY, via the coding sequence ATGAAAAATTATGCCCAACAGCAGGAATTTATATTAAGTCAAATCACAAATAAATATTTTCAGCGCCGGGATTTCAGTAGATGTGACTTGAGTGGAATCGACCTGAAAGGAATTGATTTAAGTGGTATTAATTTCATCGGAGCGGATTTGCGTGGTGCAAATTTATCTGGCTGTGTTCTCACTCGTGCTAATTTAAGTGGCGCAAATTTGATGCAAGCTAGTTTACGTGAAGCTAATCTGTATGAAGCATCTTTGTGTGAAGCCAATTTGATTAATGCTGATTTAACACAAGCAAATTTGTGCGGAACTTTCTTATGGCGGGTGAAATTCACAGGTAGTAATCTTTGGGGTGCTTCTCTGTGTGATGTGGATTTGAGAGAAGCAGACCTAAGTGAAGCCACATTAATTGAAGCATCACTGATTGAAGCTAACTTAAGTTTTGCAAATCTCACAGGAGCAAAGCTATGTGGAGCAAAATTACTAGAAACTAATTTGACTGAAGCCAACTTAACTGGCGCAGATTTGACATGGGCCAATTTAACCAATGCAAACTTGAGTAAGGCAAACCTTTGGAAGGCAAATCTGACTTATGCGAAGTTGCGCGACACTATAATGCCTGATGGCACAATTGAGCAACCTCAAATAGTGATTTATTAG